One Peribacillus simplex NBRC 15720 = DSM 1321 genomic region harbors:
- the fumC gene encoding class II fumarate hydratase, producing MEYRIERDTMGEVKVPADKYWGAQTERSRNNFKIGNEKMPIELVRAFAYVKQAAAKVNYDLGDLSEVKKNAIVKICGEILEGTLNDHFPLVVWQTGSGTQSNMNVNEVVANKGNEWLKENGESETLHPNDDVNKAQSSNDTFPTAMHIAAFMEVAEKLVPAIKALRATFDTKEKEFWDVVKIGRTHLQDATPLTLGQEISGWKAMLDKDLAMIEESSQKLLNLALGGTAVGTGINTKKEFPGLSAKQIAADTGHPFVTSDNKFHALTSHNEIVYAHGALKALAADLMKIANDVRWLASGPRSGIGEIAIPENEPGSSIMPGKVNPTQSEALTMIATQIVGNDATIGFAASQGNFELNVFKPVIIYNFLQTVKLLTEGIHSFNNNCAVGITANEDKIKENVERSLMLVTALNPHIGYEKAAKIAKTAFKDNSTLKEAALKLEFLTEDEFKAWVDPANMVNK from the coding sequence ATGGAATACAGAATCGAACGAGATACGATGGGTGAAGTGAAAGTTCCTGCTGATAAATATTGGGGAGCACAAACTGAGAGAAGCCGTAACAATTTCAAAATCGGTAACGAAAAAATGCCGATTGAATTAGTTCGTGCATTTGCATACGTTAAACAAGCTGCGGCAAAGGTGAACTATGATCTTGGTGATCTTTCGGAAGTTAAAAAGAATGCCATCGTCAAGATTTGCGGCGAAATCCTTGAAGGTACACTAAATGATCATTTCCCGCTTGTAGTTTGGCAAACGGGAAGCGGCACGCAAAGTAATATGAACGTGAATGAAGTGGTCGCTAACAAAGGGAATGAATGGTTGAAAGAAAATGGTGAATCGGAAACCCTTCACCCAAATGATGATGTTAACAAGGCACAAAGCTCCAATGATACTTTCCCGACCGCCATGCATATTGCTGCCTTTATGGAAGTCGCTGAAAAATTGGTCCCTGCCATCAAAGCTCTTCGTGCTACATTCGATACAAAAGAAAAAGAATTTTGGGATGTCGTGAAAATTGGCCGGACACATCTTCAAGATGCTACACCATTAACATTAGGACAAGAAATTTCCGGTTGGAAAGCGATGCTCGACAAAGATCTAGCGATGATTGAGGAAAGCAGCCAAAAATTATTGAACCTTGCACTAGGCGGAACGGCTGTAGGAACCGGAATCAATACAAAAAAAGAATTCCCGGGACTTTCTGCCAAACAAATTGCAGCGGATACAGGACATCCTTTTGTCACATCTGATAATAAGTTTCATGCATTGACAAGCCATAACGAAATCGTCTACGCACACGGTGCTTTAAAAGCATTGGCAGCCGATTTAATGAAAATTGCGAACGATGTCAGATGGCTGGCAAGTGGTCCTAGAAGCGGAATCGGCGAAATAGCCATTCCGGAAAACGAGCCAGGCAGCTCCATCATGCCAGGTAAAGTCAATCCAACACAAAGTGAAGCGCTTACCATGATTGCAACACAAATCGTGGGTAACGATGCTACAATTGGCTTTGCAGCTAGCCAAGGTAACTTTGAATTGAATGTATTCAAACCAGTCATCATCTATAACTTCCTGCAAACGGTCAAATTATTGACGGAAGGCATTCATTCATTCAACAATAATTGTGCGGTTGGCATCACTGCAAATGAAGATAAAATCAAAGAAAATGTAGAACGTTCCCTTATGTTGGTAACAGCATTGAACCCGCATATTGGTTATGAAAAAGCAGCCAAGATCGCCAAAACAGCATTCAAGGACAACTCTACGTTAAAAGAAGCGGCGTTGAAATTGGAGTTCCTGACGGAAGATGAATTCAAAGCATGGGTAGATCCTGCTAACATGGTTAATAAATAA
- a CDS encoding methionine biosynthesis PLP-dependent protein, producing the protein MYKTETYLAQLGNRSETATGTVNPPVYFSTAFRHEGIGQSTGFDYTRTGNPTRQLLERSIADLEKGDQGYACSSGMAAISTILALFKSGDAWIVSEDLYGGTYRLLEQGFKKWGLQCDYVNTCCLEDIEKAITPHTKAIFIETPTNPLMQQTDISAVAALAKRYNLLLIVDNTFYTPLIQQPILLGADIVIHSATKYLGGHNDVLAGLIVASGAELCDALAFHHNGTGAVLSPFDSWLLMRGMKTLALRMERHEKNAKILVDYLSEHDCVTDVLYPGRGGMISFRIIDEAAVNPFLQSLSLISFAESLGGVESFITYPATQTHADIPLEVRTANGVCNRLLRFSVGIEDSDDLIGDLQQAFAQVKREALR; encoded by the coding sequence ATGTACAAAACTGAAACATATCTTGCTCAATTAGGAAATCGCAGCGAAACGGCGACAGGAACAGTCAATCCGCCGGTATACTTTTCAACAGCTTTTCGTCACGAAGGAATTGGCCAATCGACGGGATTCGACTACACAAGGACAGGTAATCCTACACGCCAACTATTGGAGCGATCCATCGCCGATCTGGAAAAAGGGGACCAAGGTTATGCCTGCAGTTCAGGAATGGCCGCCATTTCCACTATACTCGCCCTTTTTAAATCTGGTGATGCATGGATTGTCAGCGAAGATCTTTATGGCGGTACATATCGTCTGTTAGAACAAGGTTTTAAAAAATGGGGGTTGCAGTGTGACTATGTAAACACTTGTTGTTTGGAGGATATCGAAAAAGCTATCACTCCTCACACGAAAGCCATCTTCATCGAAACTCCCACTAACCCTCTTATGCAGCAAACGGACATTAGCGCCGTTGCCGCATTGGCCAAACGATATAATTTATTGTTAATCGTTGATAACACTTTTTACACGCCTCTAATTCAACAACCCATCCTGCTTGGAGCGGATATTGTGATTCACAGTGCAACCAAGTATCTCGGTGGTCATAATGATGTGCTCGCCGGACTGATCGTTGCTAGCGGCGCTGAATTATGTGATGCACTTGCCTTCCATCATAATGGTACTGGAGCTGTCTTGAGCCCATTTGATTCTTGGCTGTTGATGCGCGGAATGAAAACCCTGGCATTGCGGATGGAGCGTCATGAAAAGAATGCCAAGATACTTGTAGATTACTTATCGGAACATGATTGTGTTACAGACGTATTGTATCCCGGCAGAGGAGGCATGATTTCATTCCGTATCATTGATGAAGCGGCGGTAAACCCATTTTTACAATCGCTCTCATTAATCTCTTTTGCAGAAAGCCTTGGAGGGGTTGAAAGCTTCATCACCTATCCTGCCACACAAACACATGCCGATATTCCGCTTGAAGTCAGAACGGCAAATGGTGTTTGTAATCGCCTGCTCCGCTTCTCCGTTGGCATCGAGGATAGCGATGATTTGATTGGTGACTTACAGCAAGCATTCGCACAGGTAAAAAGGGAGGCACTACGATGA
- the metC gene encoding cystathionine beta-lyase: MTDHDFSFETKLLHNQHKFDPATGGVSVPIQHASTFHQSDIDQFGKYDYSRSGNPTREALEDIIAELEDGTHGFAFSSGMAAISTAFLLLSAGDHIVISEDVYGGTFRMVTSVLSRFNIEHTFVDMTDLESVKAAVQPNTRAIYIETPSNPLLKVTDIQAVCDIAKKAGALSFVDNTFLTPALQKPLNLGADVVLHSATKFLSGHSDVVAGLAVVKDPELAVRLGSLQNSFGAVLGVQDAWLVMRGLKTLSVRMEHSQKGAEKIAAYLKEQPLVKKVYYPGLADHPQHAIQKGQSLGAGAVLSFELESEEVFRSFVNTVELPVFAVSLGAVESILSYPAKMSHAAMPADEREKRGITNSLLRLSVGLENPDDLIKDFDVALVNIAKGEAIAAK, from the coding sequence ATGACAGATCATGACTTTAGCTTTGAAACCAAATTACTTCATAATCAACATAAATTCGATCCGGCAACGGGCGGCGTGAGCGTCCCCATTCAGCACGCATCGACTTTCCATCAATCCGATATCGATCAATTCGGCAAATATGATTACAGCAGAAGCGGGAACCCAACTCGCGAGGCACTTGAAGACATCATTGCCGAACTTGAGGACGGCACCCATGGCTTTGCTTTTTCATCAGGAATGGCTGCCATTTCTACAGCTTTCCTGCTATTGTCTGCCGGGGATCATATCGTCATTTCCGAAGATGTTTATGGCGGAACGTTCAGGATGGTCACAAGCGTATTGTCGCGTTTCAATATTGAGCATACCTTCGTTGACATGACGGACCTTGAAAGCGTCAAAGCGGCCGTTCAGCCAAATACCAGGGCCATATACATCGAAACGCCTTCAAATCCGTTACTTAAAGTGACCGATATTCAAGCCGTATGTGATATCGCAAAAAAAGCCGGCGCCTTAAGTTTTGTTGATAATACATTCTTGACGCCAGCATTGCAAAAACCACTGAATCTGGGCGCTGATGTTGTCCTTCATAGCGCGACGAAGTTTTTATCCGGACACAGTGATGTGGTAGCTGGGCTTGCGGTCGTAAAAGATCCGGAATTAGCAGTAAGACTCGGTTCCCTTCAAAACTCCTTTGGAGCGGTTCTTGGTGTCCAGGACGCCTGGCTTGTAATGAGAGGTCTGAAAACCTTGTCAGTTAGAATGGAACATTCACAAAAAGGGGCAGAAAAGATTGCAGCCTACTTAAAGGAACAGCCCTTGGTGAAAAAAGTGTATTATCCCGGCCTAGCTGATCATCCACAGCACGCCATCCAGAAAGGCCAGTCACTTGGAGCAGGGGCGGTCCTATCATTTGAATTGGAAAGTGAGGAAGTCTTCCGTTCTTTCGTTAACACTGTCGAACTCCCTGTTTTTGCCGTAAGCCTTGGAGCGGTCGAATCTATATTATCCTACCCGGCCAAAATGTCCCATGCTGCAATGCCTGCTGATGAAAGGGAAAAGCGAGGCATCACGAACAGCTTGCTCCGTCTCTCTGTCGGACTTGAAAATCCAGACGATTTAATCAAGGACTTCGATGTGGCCC